A single window of Larimichthys crocea isolate SSNF chromosome XII, L_crocea_2.0, whole genome shotgun sequence DNA harbors:
- the LOC104935258 gene encoding VID27-like protein, with the protein MERIQQQSSDSPEPSCASMQSDSESLAGLIDFKGKHGSLEKSTQVQGPDSSEPGCVNMQSDSESIAGLIDFKNQHHSAKNSTQDEMPGHPPSCVSMDDQSIGGLIDFKDPHHAFENVVHQEGSEATSYEPVEKHQPDLESIFMLLEETIIQFVKNELKTFQRVLSSDNNEDSEEQKKTEDMVDSEEKEEQWRSSRGAFLKITLNVLRRMKQEELADCLQSKAVVPVCQETQI; encoded by the exons ATGGAAAG GATCCAGCAGCAGAGTTCAGACTCTCCTGAACCAAGCTGTGCGTCCATGCAGAGTGACAGTGAGTCATTGGCTGGCCTGATTGATTTTAAAGGCAAACATGGTTCTTTGGAAAAGAG CACCCAGGTTCAGGGACCAGACTCCTCTGAACCCGGCTGTGTGAACATGCAAAGTGACAGTGAGTCAATAGCCGGcctgattgattttaaaaatcagcaCCATTCTGCAAAAAACAG TACCCAGGATGAGATGCCAGGCCATCCacccagctgtgtgtccatGGATGACCAATCAATTGGTGGCCTGATTGATTTTAAAGATCCACACCatgcatttgaaaatgt AGTTCACCAGGAGGGATCAGAGGCTACCAGTTATGAACCTGTAGAGAAGCATCAACCAGATCTGGAGTCCATATTTATG CTGCTTGAAGAGACCATCATCCAGTTTGTGAAGAATGAGCTGAAAACCTTTCAAAGGGTTCTCAGTTCAGATAACAATGAAGAttcagaggagcagaagaaaacagaagacatGGTGGACAgtgaggaaaaggaggagcagTGGAGGAGCAGTAGAGGGGCCTTTCTGAAGATCACACTGAACGTCCTGAGGAGAAtgaagcaggaggagctggccGACTGTCTGCAGAGCA aAGCTGTTGTTCCAGTATGCCAAGAAACTCAAATCTAA